A part of Saccharomyces cerevisiae S288C chromosome XIV, complete sequence genomic DNA contains:
- the CNM67 gene encoding Cnm67p (Component of the spindle pole body outer plaque; required for spindle orientation and mitotic nuclear migration; CNM67 has a paralog, ADY3, that arose from the whole genome duplication), with protein MTDFDLMNFPFHERLDSPVSENGEIKDGEPIPQNWLNENHVGKSILPLFVNPEDVINCNFSNARDSYEENKSPSMDQMNYARNTSYQESPGLQERPKNEKDKSPIGTDVHKKDVPNFIHSTPRENSSKHFTRANEQASAQPTDEHTSPDISIEDCNGAKIFLQNSLSKEDFRMLENVILGYQKKVIELGRDNLRQEERANSLQKELEAATKSNDKTLDNKKKIEEQTVLIENLTKDLSLNKEMLEKANDTIQTKHTALLSLTDSLRKAELFEIPIGILFFDLYDSEENSSKLDHILQEKYPNIKGFLCASQQEELSRISQRFKNAKAEAEDLRNELENKKIEIQTMREKNNTLIGTNKTLSKQNKILCDKFDKLTIDEKEILKGCNEEIKIKLERLNERLGSWEKSKEKYETSLKDKEKMLADAEKKTNTLSKELDNLRSRFGNLEGNTSERITIKNILQSRPDISAEECNFLMVEQIDSANLTTLQNTVKEIVLAVGIPYPKLRRKIPLLAIKLKYENIMLSNFAQRLHRQVYSQEMNLKKFTDQAYYDFMSTRRMDSIDHHLERCLDHLYDHILEKMVK; from the coding sequence ATGACTGATTTCGATTTAAtgaattttccatttcatgAGCGTTTGGATTCTCCTGTATCAGAGAATGGGGAAATTAAAGACGGAGAGCCAATCCCACAAAACTGGCTAAATGAAAATCATGTCGGAAAATCCATCTTACCTTTATTCGTTAACCCTGAAGATGTCATCAATTGCAACTTTTCCAATGCTAGAGACTCATATGAAGAGAACAAATCACCATCTATGGATCAAATGAATTATGCTAGAAATACTAGTTATCAGGAATCTCCAGGATTACAAGAACGACcaaaaaacgaaaaagatAAGTCTCCCATAGGTACTGATGTTCATAAAAAGGATGTACCCAATTTCATACACTCTACTCCTAGAGAAAACTCTTCGAAGCATTTTACGAGGGCAAATGAACAGGCTTCTGCTCAACCAACTGATGAACATACATCGCCAGATATCTCGATAGAAGACTGTAACGGtgccaaaatttttctacaAAACTCCTTATCGAAAGAGGATTTTCGAATGTTAGAAAATGTGATACTGGGgtatcaaaaaaaagttattgaaTTGGGTAGAGATAATCTAAGACAAGAGGAAAGAGCAAACTCTTTACAAAAGGAGCTCGAAGCAGCTACGAAGTCAAACGACAAAACCTTagataacaaaaaaaaaattgaagaacaGACAGTATTGATTGAAAACCTAACAAAGGACCTTTCGCTGAATAAAGAAATGTTGGAAAAAGCCAATGATACTATTCAGACAAAACACACTGCATTACTAAGTCTCACTGACTCCTTAAGAAAGGCCGAGCTGTTTGAAATACCGATTGGTATATTGTTTTTCGATTTGTATGACTCGGAggaaaattcttcaaaattagaTCACAtattacaagaaaaatatccTAATATTAAAGGGTTTTTATGTGCATCACAGCAAGAAGAGCTGAGCCGCATTTCTCAGCGATttaaaaatgcaaaagcaGAAGCTGAGGATCTCCGAAATGAGTtagagaataaaaaaattgaaatccAGACCatgagagaaaaaaataatacttTAATTGGTACAAATAAAACCCTTTCCAAACAGAACAAAATACTATGTGATAAATTTGACAAGTTGACAATCGATGAGaaggaaattttgaaaggaTGTAATgaggaaataaaaattaagCTGGAAAGGTTGAATGAAAGACTAGGATCATGGgaaaaaagcaaagaaaaatacgaAACATCATTGAaggataaagaaaaaatgctaGCAgatgctgaaaagaaaacaaacaCTCTATCAAAGGAACTGGATAATTTGAGGTCGCGATTTGGAAACTTAGAGGGAAATACTTCTGAAAGGAttacaataaaaaatatcttaCAGTCAAGGCCCGATATTTCGGCAGAAGAATGTAATTTCCTTATGGTTGAACAAATTGATTCAGCAAATTTGACGACTTTACAAAATACTGTCAAAGAAATTGTTTTGGCTGTTGGTATTCCTTATCCAAAGTTAAGGCGAAAGATTCCGTTGCTGGCTATCAAATTGAAATATGAAAACATCATGCTGTCCAATTTTGCTCAACGTCTGCATAGACAAGTATATAGTCAAGAAATGAATCTAAAGAAATTTACGGATCAAGCATACTATGATTTTATGTCAACGCGCAGGATGGATTCCATAGATCACCATTTGGAGAGGTGTCTGGACCATCTGTATGATCATATCCTGGAGAAGATGGTGAAgtaa
- the JJJ1 gene encoding Jjj1p (Co-chaperone that stimulates the ATPase activity of Ssa1p; required for a late step of ribosome biogenesis; associated with the cytosolic large ribosomal subunit; contains a J-domain; mutation causes defects in fluid-phase endocytosis), giving the protein MKTCYYELLGVETHASDLELKKAYRKKALQYHPDKNPDNVEEATQKFAVIRAAYEVLSDPQERAWYDSHKEQILNDTPPSTDDYYDYEVDATVTGVTTDELLLFFNSALYTKIDNSAAGIYQIAGKIFAKLAKDEILSGKRLGKFSEYQDDVFEQDINSIGYLKACDNFINKTDKLLYPLFGYSPTDYEYLKHFYKTWSAFNTLKSFSWKDEYMYSKNYDRRTKREVNRRNEKARQQARNEYNKTVKRFVVFIKKLDKRMKEGAKIAEEQRKLKEQQRKNELNNRRKFGNDNNDEEKFHLQSWQTVKEENWDELEKVYDNFGEFENSKNDKEGEVLIYECFICNKTFKSEKQLKNHINTKLHKKNMEEIRKEMEEENITLGLDNLSDLEKFDSADESVKEKEDIDLQALQAELAEIERKLAESSSEDESEDDNLNIEMDIEVEDVSSDENVHVNTKNKKKRKKKKKAKVDTETEESESFDDTKDKRSNELDDLLASLGDKGLQTDDDEDWSTKAKKKKGKQPKKNSKSTKSTPSLSTLPSSMSPTSAIEVCTTCGESFDSRNKLFNHVKIAGHAAVKNVVKRKKVKTKRI; this is encoded by the coding sequence ATGAAGACCTGCTACTATGAGCTTTTAGGGGTCGAAACGCATGCTTCTGATCTTGAGTTAAAAAAAGCTTACCGTAAAAAGGCCCTACAATATCACCCAGATAAAAACCCAGATAATGTTGAAGAAGCCACACAAAAATTTGCTGTGATTCGAGCCGCTTATGAAGTACTGTCTGACCCCCAGGAAAGAGCATGGTATGACTCACATAAGgaacaaattttaaatgatACTCCACCAAGCACTGATGATTACTATGATTATGAGGTAGACGCTACAGTCACAGGTGTCACAACTGATGAATTActcttattttttaactCTGCTCTTTATACTAAAATAGACAACTCAGCTGCTGGGATATATCAAATTGcaggaaaaatatttgccAAGTTAGCTAAAGATGAGATTTTAAGTGGTAAGCGACTGGGGAAATTTTCCGAGTATCAAGATGATGTATTCGAACAGGATATTAATAGTATTGGCTATTTGAAAGCCTGCGATAACTTTATTAACAAGACGGATAAACTTTTATATCCTTTATTTGGATATTCGCCAACGGATTATGAATATTTGAAACATTTCTATAAGACTTGGTCAGCGTTCAATACCTTGAAAAGTTTTAGCTGGAAAGACGAGTACATGTACTCTAAAAACTATGACAGAAGAACCAAGAGGGAAGTTAATAGAAGAAATGAGAAGGCTAGGCAACAAGCTCGAAATGAATACAACAAAACCGTGAAAAGGTTTGTAGTTTTCATAAAAAAGCTCGATAAAAGAATGAAAGAAGGTGCAAAAATTGCAGAAGAACAGCGTAAACTAAAAGAACAACAGAGGAAAAATGAGTTAAATAACAGAAGAAAGTTTGGGAACGACAACaatgacgaagaaaaatttcatttacAAAGCTGGCAAACggtaaaagaagaaaactggGATGAACTGGAAAAGgtatatgataattttGGAGAATTCGAAAATTCTAAGAATGATAAGGAAGGTGAAGTATTGATTTACGAGTGTTTTATCTGCAACAAGACATTTAAGTCGGAaaagcaattgaaaaaccaCATAAACACTAAACTgcataagaaaaatatggaaGAGATACGGAAAGAAATGGAAGAGGAAAACATAACGCTTGGGTTGGATAATCTCTCCGATCTCGAGAAATTTGATTCAGCAGATGAAAgtgttaaagaaaaagaagatattgatCTGCAAGCATTGCAAGCTGAACTCgctgaaattgaaagaaaactggCAGAATCGTCTTCTGAAGACGAAAGTGAAGATGACAATCTCAACATAGAAATGGATATAGAGGTAGAAGACGTCAGTTCGGATGAAAATGTACATGTGAATAcgaagaataaaaagaaaagaaaaaagaaaaaaaaagcaaaggTTGACACAGAAACAGAGGAATCTGAATCGTTCGATGATACTAAAGACAAACGGAGTAATGAGTTGGATGATCTTTTGGCATCACTAGGAGACAAGGGCTTACAAACggatgacgatgaagattGGTCTACTAAagcgaaaaagaaaaagggcaAACAACCTAAAAAGAATTCTAAATCCACAAAAAGCACTCCGTCCTTGTCGACTCTACCGTCCTCTATGTCTCCAACCTCCGCGATCGAGGTGTGCACTACATGCGGAGAATCATTTGATAGTCGAAATAAGCTATTCAACCACGTGAAGATAGCAGGGCATGCGGCAGTGAAAAACGtagtgaaaagaaagaaagtcAAGACCAAAAGAATATAG